Proteins from a single region of Geothrix sp. PMB-07:
- a CDS encoding glycosyl hydrolase family 28-related protein: MRIRNVHTPIWGLVAAVVLGLGCGGESVPAKGSAASVSVTLDANPKTPITQGGSVSFTATVSGSANTAVTWTVDNVVGGNTTVGTLVGAGVTATYTAPATAGAHTIKATSAADPSKSASVDVTVTASLVQVSLNPVTATLASGATQAFTVTVSGTTNAAVTWSVDGVTGGNASAGTLAGTGATVTYTAPTAPGGHTIKATSAADPSRNATASVTVTGTSSSVTGVSVSPGTLSLTAGAQGQFTPTVSGTGSYSTAVTWSALRGRITSAGVYTAPSTSGSDLVTATSVQDNTKTGIAAVTVTPPDPGKPTITGVTVSPASWILGASEQKTFTATVTGTGAFSPGVTWSAQRGNIDTKGLYTAPGSIGSDVVTATSSADATKSGVSAISVQTGCAPAPTSAQVVNVRNAPYGAKGDGSTDDTAAIQAAVNAMAGSGGTV; this comes from the coding sequence GTGCGCATCAGGAATGTCCATACGCCGATTTGGGGACTGGTGGCTGCTGTGGTGCTTGGGCTGGGCTGCGGCGGGGAAAGCGTTCCGGCCAAAGGTTCAGCGGCCTCGGTGAGTGTCACTCTGGATGCGAATCCGAAGACCCCGATCACCCAGGGGGGCTCGGTTTCCTTCACGGCCACCGTGAGCGGTTCGGCCAACACCGCCGTGACCTGGACGGTGGACAATGTGGTCGGTGGCAACACCACTGTGGGGACGCTGGTCGGAGCGGGCGTCACCGCGACGTACACCGCACCGGCGACGGCAGGCGCCCACACCATCAAGGCCACGAGCGCGGCGGACCCCAGCAAAAGCGCTTCAGTGGATGTGACCGTCACGGCCTCTCTGGTTCAGGTGTCCTTGAATCCGGTGACGGCCACCCTTGCTTCTGGAGCCACCCAGGCCTTTACCGTCACGGTGAGTGGCACCACCAATGCCGCCGTGACTTGGAGCGTGGATGGTGTCACTGGAGGCAATGCCTCAGCGGGAACCCTTGCGGGCACCGGTGCTACGGTCACCTACACGGCACCGACGGCCCCTGGCGGTCACACCATCAAGGCCACCAGTGCCGCGGATCCTTCCAGAAACGCCACGGCCAGTGTCACGGTGACCGGCACCTCAAGCAGCGTCACTGGGGTGTCTGTGAGCCCCGGGACTTTGAGCCTGACCGCTGGAGCCCAGGGCCAGTTCACGCCCACTGTTTCGGGAACGGGTTCGTACAGCACCGCGGTGACCTGGTCAGCGCTGCGGGGCCGCATCACCAGCGCGGGTGTCTACACGGCGCCCAGCACCAGTGGCAGTGACCTGGTGACCGCCACCAGCGTGCAAGACAACACCAAGACGGGCATCGCGGCGGTGACCGTCACGCCGCCTGATCCGGGAAAACCCACCATCACGGGCGTGACGGTCAGTCCCGCGTCCTGGATCCTTGGTGCCAGCGAACAGAAAACGTTCACGGCCACGGTTACGGGCACCGGGGCCTTTAGTCCGGGCGTCACGTGGTCCGCCCAGCGTGGAAACATCGACACCAAGGGACTCTACACGGCGCCCGGCAGCATCGGCAGCGATGTGGTGACCGCCACCAGCAGCGCCGATGCCACGAAATCCGGGGTTTCGGCCATCTCCGTGCAGACGGGATGTGCTCCTGCGCCCACTTCCGCCCAGGTGGTGAACGTACGGAATGCCCCCTATGGCGCAAAAGGGGATGGATCGACGGATGACACCGCGGCCATCCAGGCGGCGGTGAATGCCATGGCGGGTTCGGGGGGAACGGTGTGA
- a CDS encoding PLP-dependent cysteine synthase family protein produces MHYRKPCGSVLEAIGNTPLVRLRRVVENLPVEVFAKLEFMNPMGSSKDRISKYMIEAAERDGRLKPGDMIIENSSGNTAMGLALMAIQKGYKLKVVVRDTISQEKLNQLLALGVLVHKVDTSLPPEHPDSYNNITPRLARETPNCYFPDQHENRENNAAHYHGTGPEIWEQMEGRIDYFVAGAGTGGTIGGVGRYLKEKDPNIKVVAVDPMGSVFSPHFRGEPNPKAAPYKLEGLGDEFLIHTMDFSVIDAMHQVTDREAFQQARRLVREEGILGGGSSGAALWAVLQVAKTLPPRERPARIVTVFPDGTGRYLSSVFNDEWLAERDLLEEK; encoded by the coding sequence ATGCATTACCGGAAGCCCTGCGGCAGCGTCCTGGAGGCCATCGGCAACACGCCCCTGGTCCGGCTGCGTCGCGTCGTCGAGAACCTGCCGGTGGAGGTCTTCGCCAAACTCGAGTTCATGAACCCCATGGGCAGCAGCAAGGACCGCATCTCCAAGTACATGATCGAGGCCGCCGAACGCGACGGCCGCCTGAAACCCGGCGACATGATCATCGAAAATTCCTCGGGCAACACCGCCATGGGCCTGGCCCTCATGGCCATCCAGAAGGGCTACAAGCTCAAGGTGGTGGTGCGTGACACCATTTCGCAGGAAAAGCTGAACCAGCTGCTGGCCCTCGGCGTGCTGGTGCACAAGGTGGACACCAGCCTGCCGCCCGAGCACCCGGACAGCTACAACAACATCACGCCGCGCCTGGCCCGGGAAACGCCGAACTGCTACTTCCCCGACCAGCACGAGAACCGGGAGAACAACGCCGCCCACTACCACGGCACCGGCCCGGAAATCTGGGAGCAGATGGAGGGCCGCATCGACTACTTCGTGGCGGGCGCGGGCACCGGCGGCACCATTGGCGGCGTGGGACGCTACCTGAAAGAGAAGGATCCGAACATCAAGGTGGTGGCCGTGGACCCCATGGGTTCGGTCTTCTCGCCCCACTTCCGCGGCGAACCGAATCCGAAAGCCGCGCCCTACAAGCTGGAAGGGCTGGGCGACGAATTCCTCATCCACACCATGGACTTCAGCGTGATCGACGCCATGCACCAGGTGACGGACCGGGAGGCCTTCCAGCAGGCGCGGCGCCTGGTGCGGGAAGAGGGCATCCTCGGCGGCGGTTCCAGCGGCGCGGCCCTCTGGGCGGTGCTGCAGGTGGCCAAGACCCTCCCACCGCGCGAGCGGCCCGCCCGCATCGTCACCGTATTCCCCGATGGCACAGGCCGCTACCTCAGCAGCGTCTTCAACGACGAGTGGCTGGCGGAACGCGACCTGCTGGAGGAGAAATGA
- a CDS encoding alpha-ketoacid dehydrogenase subunit beta, whose translation MSAFSGTYVEAIRQALFDAMEADGRVCCLGEDIGVYGGAFRATEGLLERFGRDRVLDTPISEQAIAGAAIGAALMGQRPVAEFQFMDFALLGSDLMVNFAAKAHWRWGASVPVVFRGPSGAGNGGGPFHSQNPEGHFLGSPGLKVVAPGTVRDAYALLRAAIDDPDPVLFFEHKHLYRRLKDQWEEAPTARLGEAALRKDGAAACIVTYGAAQHVALEAVADLDVAVLDLRTLWPLDDAAIEDLARRTHRVVVLTEASRTYGPGAELAARIGETCFPWLDAPVLRLGAADIPTPASPPLEAAYLPSATSVRAEVIRLLAW comes from the coding sequence GTGAGCGCCTTCTCTGGCACCTACGTCGAGGCCATCCGCCAAGCCCTCTTCGACGCCATGGAGGCCGATGGGAGGGTGTGCTGCCTCGGCGAAGATATTGGTGTCTACGGCGGCGCCTTCCGCGCCACGGAAGGGCTGCTGGAGCGCTTTGGCCGGGACCGCGTCCTGGACACGCCCATCTCGGAGCAGGCCATCGCAGGCGCCGCCATTGGCGCGGCCCTCATGGGCCAGCGGCCCGTGGCGGAATTCCAGTTCATGGATTTTGCGCTGCTGGGCTCGGATCTCATGGTGAACTTCGCCGCCAAGGCCCATTGGCGTTGGGGTGCCAGCGTGCCGGTGGTGTTCCGCGGCCCCTCGGGCGCAGGCAACGGCGGCGGCCCCTTCCACAGCCAGAACCCCGAGGGGCATTTCCTGGGCAGCCCCGGCCTGAAGGTGGTGGCGCCGGGCACCGTGCGCGATGCCTACGCCCTGTTGCGCGCCGCCATCGACGACCCAGATCCCGTGCTCTTCTTCGAGCACAAGCACCTCTACCGGCGCCTGAAGGATCAGTGGGAGGAAGCGCCCACCGCCCGCCTGGGCGAAGCCGCCCTGCGCAAGGATGGCGCCGCCGCTTGCATCGTCACTTACGGCGCTGCGCAGCACGTGGCCCTGGAGGCTGTGGCCGATCTCGACGTGGCCGTGCTGGACCTGCGCACCCTCTGGCCCCTGGACGACGCGGCCATCGAGGATCTGGCCCGGCGCACCCACCGCGTGGTGGTGCTCACGGAGGCCTCGCGCACCTACGGCCCCGGTGCCGAGCTGGCCGCCCGCATCGGCGAAACCTGCTTCCCCTGGCTGGATGCCCCCGTGCTGCGCCTGGGCGCGGCGGACATCCCCACGCCCGCCAGCCCGCCGCTGGAAGCTGCCTACCTGCCCAGCGCCACTTCAGTGCGCGCCGAGGTGATCCGACTGCTGGCCTGGTAG